The following coding sequences are from one Limnobacter sp. SAORIC-580 window:
- a CDS encoding electron transfer flavoprotein-ubiquinone oxidoreductase, which yields MSAVERDMMEYDVVVVGGGPAGLSTAIRLKQVAAEKGQEINVCVLEKGSEVGAHILSGAVMDPRAITELFPDWKERGAPLNTEVTEDQFLFLTETSAKKVPNALLPECFQNHGNYVISLANVVRWLGEQAEALGVEVFPGFAGAEILYDDKGAVKGVQTGDMGIGKDGEHTHAYQPGMELHAKYTVFAEGVRGHLGKRVIEKFNLNEGRDPQVYGIGLKELWEIDPAKHKPGLVIHSGGWPLDSSTYGGSFLYHLENNQVAVGFVVGLAYENPYLSPFEEFQRYKTHPEIRKYFEGGKRISYGARAIAAGGLMSLPKLVFPGGALVGCDAGFLNASRIKGSHAAIKSGMLCADAIADALAQDRAGDELEAYPKAFHDSWLFDELYRARNFKQWMSKGLYTGTMMVGIEQKLFKGKVPWTLHHKHADHECLRPASEFQPINYPKPDGKITFDRLSSVFISNTNHEENQPAHLTLKNADVPVATNLTTYAGPEQRYCPAGVYEYVKKEDGKDQLQINAQNCVHCKTCDIKDPTQNIVWVTPEGGGGPNYPNM from the coding sequence ATGTCGGCTGTCGAAAGAGACATGATGGAATACGACGTAGTGGTAGTTGGCGGAGGCCCTGCTGGCCTGTCAACAGCCATTCGCCTGAAACAAGTGGCCGCAGAAAAAGGCCAGGAAATCAATGTGTGCGTTTTGGAGAAAGGCTCTGAGGTTGGCGCCCATATTTTGTCAGGCGCGGTCATGGACCCACGCGCAATCACCGAACTTTTTCCTGACTGGAAAGAGCGCGGCGCCCCACTGAACACGGAAGTGACGGAAGACCAGTTTTTGTTCCTGACCGAAACCTCCGCCAAGAAAGTACCCAACGCCCTGTTGCCCGAATGTTTTCAGAACCACGGCAATTATGTAATCAGCCTGGCCAATGTTGTGCGCTGGCTTGGAGAACAGGCGGAGGCTTTGGGCGTAGAAGTATTTCCTGGGTTTGCAGGTGCGGAAATTCTGTACGATGACAAAGGTGCCGTAAAAGGCGTGCAAACCGGCGACATGGGCATTGGCAAAGACGGGGAACACACCCACGCTTACCAACCCGGCATGGAACTGCATGCCAAATACACCGTGTTTGCTGAAGGTGTACGCGGCCATTTGGGCAAACGCGTCATTGAGAAATTTAATCTGAACGAAGGCCGTGATCCACAGGTGTATGGTATCGGCTTAAAAGAACTGTGGGAAATCGACCCAGCCAAGCACAAGCCAGGTTTGGTGATTCACTCCGGTGGCTGGCCTCTCGATTCAAGCACCTACGGTGGTTCATTCCTTTACCACCTCGAAAATAACCAGGTTGCAGTGGGTTTTGTGGTGGGCCTGGCCTACGAGAATCCCTATCTGTCTCCATTTGAAGAATTTCAGCGCTACAAAACACACCCTGAAATTCGCAAGTACTTTGAAGGTGGGAAGCGCATCTCCTACGGCGCACGCGCCATTGCGGCAGGCGGCCTGATGAGCCTTCCAAAACTGGTATTTCCAGGCGGCGCGCTTGTGGGTTGTGATGCTGGCTTTTTGAATGCCTCGCGAATCAAAGGTTCTCACGCCGCGATCAAGAGTGGCATGCTGTGCGCCGATGCGATCGCAGACGCCCTGGCACAAGACCGCGCTGGCGACGAGCTGGAAGCCTATCCAAAGGCCTTCCACGACTCTTGGCTGTTTGATGAACTGTACCGCGCGCGCAACTTCAAACAGTGGATGAGCAAAGGTTTGTACACCGGCACCATGATGGTGGGTATCGAGCAAAAGCTGTTTAAGGGCAAGGTACCCTGGACACTGCATCACAAGCACGCAGACCATGAATGCCTGCGTCCTGCCTCTGAGTTTCAGCCGATCAACTACCCGAAACCTGACGGGAAAATCACGTTTGATCGTTTGAGCTCCGTGTTCATTTCCAACACAAACCACGAAGAAAACCAGCCTGCACACCTGACATTGAAAAATGCAGATGTGCCGGTGGCGACAAACCTGACCACCTATGCTGGTCCGGAACAGCGCTACTGCCCGGCTGGTGTGTATGAGTACGTGAAGAAGGAAGATGGAAAGGACCAATTGCAGATCAATGCGCAAAACTGCGTACACTGCAAAACCTGCGACATCAAAGATCCCACGCAAAACATTGTGTGGGTAACACCGGAAGGTGGTGGCGGCCCCAACTACCCCAATATGTAA